A region of uncultured Anaeromusa sp. DNA encodes the following proteins:
- a CDS encoding diguanylate cyclase, with protein sequence MTLLEQVRKAFFRTISGYFRLLIVSMGLIGMVLFSVFTYFEISNAREFALKSFEQTVLLETNYITHWFEDNASRVRTLSQLPSVRRGDLTTFFQRVELFAKNSPHITGITFVNANGIAVSGEDVSDREYFKRAKHREEYISDALQGRSSKEWIVVFSAPVFNDKEEFLGAVVSAVKLDALVQAMEEFHLGATGETYLISDSGMRISSSRLSLPSDSKEVPWKGPSVEFLYGTEQGKIISGVFENAKGESVLGAYGSLDKSRWIVAGEINEYEILESVYNKILIAGLISIGLGILVLYSTAFFSRRINQPIAILVGQTQKIELGKLQLLPETGMLPEESPRELVEIYRAFQTMARQLIEDIQELDWVNAKLTETEERFRVLAESSMVGVYIIDEKGKANYVNPRLCEMLGYSAREMEDLGCIMELIHSEDKPAVERCFEGRKNNEMKANMSYEFRVVSKAGEIIHADIYSTVCYIDEKWSIIGTLIDKTQQKQWEKMIYASERKNKAIINAIPDTLLRLDAAGTVQEIITYPKNGKKERPEEWLESMRELNCFFIEKLFASGEMQHYEHEFLLKGERKTKEIRMVSYGDNEILLLIRDITERKVMEEQLKHLSYHDALTGLYNRAYLDEHLTDEKLQNKRPVGIIVADVDGLKQVNDKLGHQLGDRLLQKAASILRSNENHIVARVGGDEFVVLLTQTSEEEIKILCNEIEEKIDICNQGGGEVPLHISLGWSIGDEDMPIHEVFREADDAMYWNKSVRKERVQRALCEQQKM encoded by the coding sequence ATGACTCTTTTAGAACAAGTACGAAAAGCTTTCTTCAGGACAATTTCTGGTTATTTTCGTCTGCTGATTGTATCCATGGGCCTAATCGGAATGGTGTTGTTTTCTGTATTTACTTACTTTGAGATTAGTAATGCCCGAGAGTTTGCGTTAAAAAGCTTTGAGCAAACCGTTCTTTTAGAGACAAACTATATAACGCATTGGTTCGAAGATAATGCAAGCCGGGTACGGACGTTGTCTCAATTGCCGTCTGTACGCCGTGGTGATCTAACTACATTTTTTCAGCGGGTAGAGTTATTTGCTAAAAATAGCCCTCATATTACGGGGATTACGTTTGTTAACGCAAATGGAATTGCGGTATCTGGCGAAGATGTTTCAGATCGAGAATATTTTAAAAGGGCAAAGCATAGAGAAGAGTATATTAGTGATGCACTGCAAGGCCGTTCTAGTAAGGAGTGGATTGTAGTATTCAGTGCGCCTGTATTTAATGACAAAGAAGAGTTCCTTGGCGCGGTTGTGAGCGCAGTGAAGCTTGATGCCTTAGTTCAAGCGATGGAAGAATTTCATTTGGGGGCTACAGGGGAAACCTACCTAATCAGTGACTCTGGCATGAGAATCAGCTCTTCGCGGCTTAGCTTACCCAGTGACAGTAAAGAAGTTCCCTGGAAAGGACCTAGTGTAGAATTTCTTTATGGAACAGAGCAAGGGAAAATTATTTCTGGGGTATTTGAAAATGCCAAAGGAGAGAGTGTACTAGGCGCATATGGAAGCTTGGATAAGAGTAGATGGATTGTTGCTGGCGAGATTAATGAATACGAAATATTGGAGTCTGTTTACAATAAAATCCTAATCGCAGGCTTAATCAGTATTGGTTTGGGGATTTTGGTTTTATATAGCACAGCCTTCTTTTCAAGACGCATTAATCAGCCGATTGCTATTCTTGTTGGTCAAACCCAGAAAATTGAACTTGGCAAACTTCAACTGCTTCCAGAAACAGGAATGCTTCCAGAAGAAAGTCCAAGAGAACTAGTGGAAATTTACCGCGCGTTCCAAACTATGGCCAGGCAACTAATTGAAGATATACAAGAACTAGACTGGGTTAATGCCAAACTAACTGAAACAGAAGAACGATTCCGCGTATTAGCAGAAAGTTCGATGGTAGGTGTATATATTATTGATGAAAAAGGAAAAGCTAACTATGTAAATCCTAGACTGTGTGAAATGCTTGGCTATTCTGCGAGAGAAATGGAGGATCTAGGTTGTATTATGGAGCTCATCCATTCCGAAGATAAACCGGCAGTAGAACGCTGCTTTGAAGGCCGAAAAAATAATGAAATGAAAGCTAATATGTCTTATGAATTTAGAGTAGTTTCCAAGGCAGGAGAAATTATTCACGCCGATATATATTCGACAGTTTGTTATATTGATGAAAAATGGTCGATTATAGGAACTTTGATTGATAAAACACAACAAAAACAATGGGAAAAGATGATATACGCAAGCGAAAGAAAAAACAAGGCCATTATTAACGCTATTCCAGACACTTTATTGCGTTTAGATGCTGCAGGAACTGTACAGGAAATAATAACCTATCCGAAAAACGGTAAAAAAGAACGGCCAGAAGAGTGGCTTGAATCCATGCGGGAATTAAATTGCTTTTTTATTGAAAAACTCTTTGCGAGTGGAGAGATGCAGCACTATGAGCATGAATTTTTACTCAAGGGGGAGAGAAAGACCAAAGAAATTCGCATGGTTTCTTATGGCGACAACGAGATATTGCTATTGATTCGAGATATTACGGAACGTAAAGTAATGGAGGAACAATTGAAGCATCTTAGTTATCATGATGCTTTGACAGGACTATATAATCGTGCGTATTTGGATGAACACCTTACTGATGAAAAATTGCAGAACAAACGGCCAGTGGGCATTATAGTGGCCGATGTAGATGGCTTAAAGCAGGTAAATGATAAGCTGGGCCATCAATTAGGGGACAGGTTGTTGCAGAAGGCAGCCAGCATTTTGCGGTCGAACGAAAACCATATAGTTGCTCGTGTTGGAGGTGATGAGTTTGTCGTTTTACTAACTCAAACATCAGAAGAAGAAATTAAAATACTCTGCAATGAAATAGAAGAAAAAATAGATATATGCAATCAAGGCGGGGGAGAAGTTCCTCTGCACATATCGCTGGGATGGAGCATTGGAGACGAGGATATGCCCATCCATGAAGTGTTTCGCGAAGCGGACGATGCAATGTATTGGAATAAGAGCGTGAGAAAAGAGCGAGTACAGAGGGCGTTGTGCGAGCAGCAAAAGATGTGA
- a CDS encoding TetR/AcrR family transcriptional regulator, producing the protein MARPPQDPQIRINEILDVAEPMFYANGYHETAISDIVKKMGVAQGTFYYYFKSKEDILEALINRHFSKFFSEAKVIARLPSFSPTQKIERVINEVFQMLNNNGEGLLFEYLYNDKSICFMDKLARQGKQLLQPVLLEIVESGIQCKVFHVANAVVTVRVMVAILDSLLEAFYEGTADELLQAQFVLTENLLGQVLGMHRETLALNKNFK; encoded by the coding sequence ATGGCGCGACCTCCACAAGACCCGCAGATTCGCATTAATGAAATCCTTGATGTTGCGGAACCTATGTTTTACGCCAACGGGTATCATGAAACTGCGATTAGCGATATTGTCAAAAAAATGGGTGTTGCTCAGGGGACGTTTTACTATTATTTCAAATCGAAGGAAGATATCCTAGAGGCCTTGATTAATCGCCATTTTTCCAAGTTCTTTTCGGAAGCGAAAGTTATTGCCAGATTGCCTTCTTTTTCTCCGACGCAAAAAATTGAGCGTGTCATTAATGAAGTGTTTCAGATGCTCAACAATAATGGCGAGGGCCTTTTGTTTGAGTATTTATATAACGATAAGTCCATTTGTTTTATGGATAAGCTGGCGCGGCAAGGCAAGCAACTATTGCAGCCGGTACTACTTGAGATTGTGGAAAGCGGCATACAGTGCAAAGTATTTCATGTTGCAAATGCAGTGGTGACGGTTAGAGTCATGGTAGCGATTTTAGATTCCTTGCTGGAAGCATTTTATGAGGGGACTGCAGATGAGTTGTTGCAAGCTCAATTTGTGCTTACCGAAAATTTACTGGGACAGGTGCTCGGCATGCATAGGGAAACACTAGCACTGAATAAAAATTTTAAATAA